One Psychrobacillus glaciei genomic region harbors:
- the sufC gene encoding Fe-S cluster assembly ATPase SufC, translated as MSTLVIKDLHVAIDGKEILKGLNLTINTNEIHAVMGPNGTGKSTLASAIMGHPKYEVTSGSIELDGADVLEMAVDERAQAGLFLAMQYPSEITGVTNADFLRSAINSRREEGDEISLMKFIRELDSKMEFLEMDLDMAQRYLNEGFSGGEKKRNEILQLMMLKPKFAILDEIDSGLDIDALKVVSKGINEMRGEGFGSLVITHYQRLLNYITPDHVHVMMQGRVVKSGGPELAQKLEAQGYDWIKVELGIEDETVGQEA; from the coding sequence ATGTCAACTTTAGTGATTAAGGATTTACACGTTGCTATCGACGGTAAAGAGATTTTAAAGGGTCTTAATTTAACAATTAATACAAATGAAATTCACGCGGTTATGGGTCCGAATGGTACTGGTAAATCAACTTTAGCGTCTGCTATTATGGGGCATCCTAAATATGAAGTTACTTCTGGTTCAATTGAATTGGACGGTGCAGACGTATTAGAAATGGCAGTAGACGAACGTGCTCAAGCGGGTCTATTTTTAGCAATGCAATATCCAAGTGAAATTACTGGAGTAACAAATGCGGACTTCTTACGTTCTGCTATTAACTCACGTCGCGAAGAAGGCGATGAGATTTCATTAATGAAGTTCATTCGCGAACTTGATAGCAAAATGGAATTTTTAGAAATGGACTTGGATATGGCTCAACGCTATTTAAATGAAGGATTCTCTGGTGGAGAAAAGAAACGTAACGAAATTCTTCAATTAATGATGTTAAAACCAAAATTCGCTATTTTAGATGAAATTGACTCTGGTCTAGATATCGATGCACTTAAAGTTGTTTCTAAAGGTATCAATGAAATGCGTGGAGAAGGATTCGGAAGCTTAGTAATCACTCACTACCAACGCCTGCTTAACTACATAACTCCTGATCATGTACATGTAATGATGCAAGGGCGTGTTGTTAAATCTGGAGGTCCTGAGCTTGCTCAAAAATTAGAAGCACAAGGATATGACTGGATTAAAGTTGAATTAGGAATTGAAGACGAGACAGTTGGACAAGAAGCATAA
- the sufD gene encoding Fe-S cluster assembly protein SufD: MTVETKLALTEQNIRSFSESKQEPSWMTELRLKALGELETLPMPNPDKTKIINWNFTEFPTHTVESNVFSSLDELPEELKTIVNAEEQKNIYIQHNNTPAFVSLSEDLKAQGVIFTDIYTAMREHSELVQKYFMTDGVKVNEHKLTALHAALLNGGVFVYVPKNVVVEEPIQVIYLHDNENASLFNHTLLVADENSVVTYVENYLSTVEHANGLANIVSEVIAKDNAKITFGTVDVLAEGFTTYVNRRGVTARDAVLEWALGMMNDSDTISENVTHLVGDNSEGHVKMVVVGRGKQKQNFTTKVIHWGKHTNGQILKHGVMKDEASSIFNGIGKIEFGATKSNAEQESRVLMLSEKARGDANPILLIDEDDVTAGHAASVGRVDPLQLYYLMSRGISKHEAERLVIHGFLAPVVNELPIEGVKKQLTEVIERKVR, encoded by the coding sequence ATGACGGTTGAAACAAAATTGGCATTAACCGAGCAGAATATCCGCTCCTTTTCAGAAAGTAAACAAGAACCAAGTTGGATGACGGAACTTCGTCTAAAAGCACTAGGTGAGCTTGAAACACTTCCAATGCCAAATCCAGATAAAACAAAAATTATAAATTGGAATTTCACTGAATTTCCTACACATACTGTAGAAAGCAATGTTTTCTCTTCTTTAGATGAATTACCTGAAGAATTAAAAACAATTGTAAATGCAGAAGAACAAAAAAATATATACATTCAACACAATAACACTCCAGCTTTTGTTTCCTTATCAGAAGATTTAAAAGCACAAGGTGTTATTTTTACCGATATTTACACTGCTATGCGTGAACATAGTGAGCTTGTTCAAAAATACTTTATGACTGATGGTGTAAAAGTTAACGAACATAAGCTTACGGCACTTCATGCAGCACTTTTAAACGGTGGAGTATTTGTATATGTACCGAAAAATGTAGTAGTAGAAGAGCCGATTCAAGTTATTTATTTGCATGATAACGAAAATGCATCTCTTTTCAACCATACATTATTAGTTGCAGATGAAAATAGTGTTGTCACATATGTGGAAAACTATTTATCGACCGTAGAACATGCAAACGGTTTAGCAAATATTGTTTCTGAAGTAATTGCTAAAGACAATGCAAAGATAACTTTTGGTACAGTAGACGTTCTAGCAGAAGGTTTTACTACTTATGTAAACCGCCGTGGAGTTACAGCGCGAGATGCTGTTCTTGAATGGGCACTTGGAATGATGAATGACAGCGATACAATTTCTGAAAATGTAACTCATTTAGTTGGTGACAATTCAGAAGGACATGTAAAAATGGTTGTTGTCGGTCGCGGGAAACAAAAACAAAATTTTACAACAAAAGTTATTCATTGGGGCAAGCATACCAACGGTCAAATTTTGAAACACGGTGTAATGAAAGATGAAGCATCTTCAATTTTCAATGGTATCGGGAAGATTGAATTCGGAGCAACGAAATCCAATGCAGAGCAAGAATCTCGTGTTCTAATGTTAAGCGAAAAAGCACGTGGAGATGCAAACCCGATTCTTTTAATCGATGAAGATGATGTAACAGCAGGTCATGCAGCTTCTGTAGGCCGAGTAGATCCACTTCAGTTGTACTATTTAATGAGCCGTGGTATTTCTAAGCATGAAGCAGAGCGTCTGGTTATTCACGGATTCCTTGCTCCAGTTGTAAACGAACTACCGATCGAAGGCGTGAAGAAACAGCTGACGGAGGTTATTGAAAGGAAAGTTCGCTAA
- a CDS encoding DUF72 domain-containing protein, whose amino-acid sequence MIKVGLTGWGDHPDLYTSSPKQKLQDYTSHFPVVELDASFYAIQPIKNTHKWLKETPDNFQFVVKAFQGITGHLRTESPFDSINEMFQIYRESIQPYKEHGKLSMVLVQFPPWFKCEKENVDYIMRVREELRDFEVAIEFRHQSWYAPDFKHQTVQFLREHQFHHTVCDEPQVGKGCVPLVPITTSNKVLFRLHGRNTYGWINPGNNVNWRDVRYLYDYNKEELTVIQKVCEQLHKQADEVVVLFNNNSGGHSAKNANTFKKMLGIEFEGLAPKQLDLFEGGI is encoded by the coding sequence ATGATTAAGGTGGGTTTAACGGGATGGGGAGATCATCCGGATTTATATACTTCCTCTCCAAAACAGAAGCTTCAGGATTATACCTCCCATTTTCCAGTAGTAGAGCTAGATGCTTCTTTTTATGCGATCCAGCCAATAAAAAATACACATAAATGGCTAAAAGAAACACCGGATAATTTTCAATTTGTGGTTAAAGCATTTCAAGGAATTACCGGTCATCTTCGCACAGAGTCTCCATTTGATTCTATAAATGAGATGTTCCAAATTTATCGGGAATCCATTCAACCTTATAAAGAGCATGGAAAACTATCTATGGTTTTAGTGCAATTTCCACCATGGTTTAAATGTGAAAAGGAAAATGTAGATTATATAATGAGAGTAAGAGAAGAACTGAGAGATTTCGAAGTTGCAATTGAGTTCCGTCACCAGTCATGGTATGCTCCTGATTTTAAACATCAAACAGTTCAATTTTTAAGAGAACATCAATTTCATCATACGGTTTGTGATGAACCACAAGTCGGAAAAGGGTGTGTTCCTCTAGTTCCTATTACTACTTCAAACAAGGTTTTATTTCGATTACATGGACGAAATACATATGGATGGATTAATCCAGGAAATAACGTAAATTGGCGAGACGTTCGCTATCTATATGATTATAATAAAGAAGAACTAACCGTAATTCAAAAGGTTTGCGAGCAATTGCATAAGCAAGCAGATGAAGTGGTGGTTTTATTTAATAATAATTCAGGAGGGCATTCAGCCAAAAATGCAAACACTTTTAAAAAAATGCTTGGCATTGAATTTGAAGGTTTGGCTCCAAAGCAACTAGACTTATTTGAAGGTGGGATTTAA
- a CDS encoding cysteine desulfurase, whose translation MLSKEIRRYFPILNQEINGHPLVYLDSGATSQKPVQVIDAIKKYYEFDNSNVHRGVHTLGNRATEGYEGAREKVRKFINAKSTKEIIFTRGTTTSINTVARSYGLANVKEGDEIVITHMEHHSNIIPWQQLAKETGATLKYIDLEEDGTLSLEKVRATITDKTKIVSIVYVSNVLGTMNPIKEITQIAHEHGAIMVVDGAQAAPHLKLDVQNLDCDFLAFSGHKMCGPTGIGVLYGKQALLEEMEPIEFGGEMIDFVGLYESTWKELPWKFEGGTPIIAGAIGLGAAIDFLEEIGLEEIEKHEHELAALAMDKMSTIEGLTIYGPKDPSKRAGIVTFNLDDVHPHDVATVLDMNGIAVRAGHHCAQPLMKWLQCNSTARASFYIYNTEEDIDQLVAGLRTAKEYFSDVF comes from the coding sequence ATGCTCAGTAAAGAGATTCGACGCTATTTTCCCATATTAAACCAAGAGATTAATGGACATCCACTTGTTTATTTAGATAGTGGTGCCACTTCTCAAAAACCCGTTCAAGTGATTGATGCGATCAAAAAGTATTATGAATTTGATAACTCGAATGTACATCGCGGTGTGCATACTCTTGGTAACCGTGCGACGGAAGGTTATGAAGGAGCACGTGAAAAGGTTCGGAAATTTATCAATGCTAAATCTACAAAAGAAATAATATTCACTCGTGGAACAACTACTTCTATCAATACAGTTGCAAGAAGCTACGGGCTGGCAAATGTAAAAGAAGGCGATGAAATTGTTATTACGCATATGGAGCACCATTCCAATATTATTCCTTGGCAACAACTTGCAAAGGAAACAGGTGCTACGCTTAAATATATTGACCTAGAAGAAGATGGAACACTATCTCTAGAAAAAGTAAGGGCGACCATAACAGATAAGACAAAAATCGTTTCAATTGTTTACGTGTCAAATGTATTAGGTACGATGAACCCAATTAAAGAAATTACGCAAATTGCGCATGAGCATGGAGCTATAATGGTTGTGGACGGTGCACAAGCCGCACCACATTTAAAACTGGATGTTCAAAATTTAGATTGTGATTTTCTTGCGTTTTCAGGACATAAAATGTGCGGTCCTACTGGTATTGGTGTACTTTACGGAAAACAAGCATTGCTGGAAGAAATGGAACCGATTGAATTTGGTGGGGAAATGATTGACTTTGTAGGTTTATATGAATCTACATGGAAAGAACTTCCGTGGAAATTCGAAGGTGGAACGCCTATAATTGCAGGTGCCATTGGACTTGGAGCAGCGATTGATTTCTTAGAAGAAATTGGACTAGAGGAAATTGAAAAGCATGAACATGAACTAGCCGCTTTAGCGATGGATAAAATGTCCACAATTGAAGGTTTAACAATTTATGGACCTAAAGATCCATCTAAACGAGCGGGAATTGTAACATTTAATTTAGATGATGTGCATCCACATGATGTTGCAACTGTACTTGATATGAATGGAATTGCTGTCCGGGCAGGTCATCATTGTGCACAACCACTGATGAAATGGTTACAATGTAATTCAACTGCGAGAGCAAGTTTTTATATTTATAATACAGAAGAAGATATTGACCAACTAGTTGCTGGATTGCGCACTGCAAAGGAGTATTTTAGCGATGTCTTCTAA
- the sufU gene encoding Fe-S cluster assembly sulfur transfer protein SufU produces MSSNLDQLYRRVIMDHYKNPRNKGSIEDGALTIDMNNPTCGDRIHLTLQVEDGVIQNAKFDGEGCSISMASASMMTQAVKGKKVEEALKLSTVFSEMMLGKEHDESIDLDDIEALNGVSKFPARIKCATLAWKAMEKGVSEEEK; encoded by the coding sequence ATGTCTTCTAATTTAGATCAACTATATAGACGAGTAATTATGGATCATTATAAAAATCCTCGGAACAAAGGTAGCATTGAGGATGGTGCTTTAACAATTGATATGAATAACCCAACTTGCGGAGATCGCATTCATTTAACACTTCAAGTGGAAGATGGCGTAATCCAAAATGCAAAGTTTGATGGGGAAGGTTGTTCCATTTCGATGGCATCCGCATCTATGATGACTCAAGCAGTAAAAGGAAAGAAAGTAGAAGAGGCTTTAAAGCTTTCTACGGTTTTCTCAGAAATGATGTTAGGGAAAGAACATGATGAGTCTATCGACCTTGACGATATAGAAGCATTAAATGGTGTTTCTAAATTTCCAGCACGTATTAAATGTGCAACTCTTGCTTGGAAAGCCATGGAAAAAGGCGTTTCCGAAGAAGAGAAATAA
- the sufB gene encoding Fe-S cluster assembly protein SufB — translation MAKKMPEIGDYKYGFHDKDVSIFRSKRGLTKEIVEEISRMKNEPQWMLDYRLKALEIFYSKPMPQWGGDFGSLSFDEITYYVKPSQGTEKSWDEVPEEIKATFDKLGIPEAEQKYLAGVSAQYESEVVYHNMKQELQDLGIVFKDTDSALRENEDIFKKHWGTVIPSSDNKFSALNSAVWSGGSFIYVPPGVKVDTPLQAYFRINSENMGQFERTLIIVDEGASVHYVEGCTAPVYTTNSLHSAVVEIIIKKDAYCRYTTIQNWANNVYNLVTKRAVCDANATMEWIDGNIGSKLTMKYPAVILKGEGARGMTLSIAIAGKGQHQDAGAKMMHLAPNTSSTIVSKSISKQGGKVTYRGIVHFGRKATGARANIECDTLIMDNLSTSDTIPYNEILNDNISLEHEAKVSKVSEEQLFYLMSRGLSEEEATEMIVMGFIEPFTKELPMEYAVEMNRLIKFEMEGSIG, via the coding sequence ATGGCAAAAAAAATGCCTGAAATTGGTGATTACAAATATGGTTTCCACGACAAAGACGTATCCATTTTCCGTTCAAAACGTGGGTTAACGAAAGAAATTGTGGAAGAAATTTCACGTATGAAAAATGAGCCCCAATGGATGTTAGATTATCGCTTAAAAGCGTTAGAAATTTTCTATTCTAAACCTATGCCACAATGGGGTGGAGATTTTGGTTCATTAAGCTTTGATGAAATTACGTACTATGTAAAACCTTCACAAGGAACCGAGAAATCATGGGATGAAGTGCCAGAGGAAATCAAAGCAACATTTGATAAGCTTGGTATTCCAGAAGCGGAACAAAAATATCTTGCAGGTGTTTCTGCGCAGTATGAATCAGAAGTGGTTTACCACAATATGAAACAAGAGCTTCAAGATTTAGGTATCGTATTTAAAGATACGGATTCAGCTTTACGTGAAAATGAAGACATTTTCAAGAAACACTGGGGAACTGTAATTCCTTCTTCTGATAATAAGTTCTCTGCACTAAACTCAGCGGTATGGTCAGGTGGGTCATTTATCTACGTACCACCAGGTGTGAAAGTGGATACACCACTTCAAGCGTACTTCCGTATTAACTCAGAAAATATGGGTCAATTCGAACGTACACTAATCATTGTTGACGAAGGCGCTTCTGTACATTATGTAGAAGGTTGTACAGCTCCTGTTTATACAACAAACTCACTTCATAGTGCAGTTGTTGAGATCATTATTAAAAAAGATGCTTATTGCCGATATACAACGATCCAAAACTGGGCAAACAACGTATATAACTTAGTTACTAAACGTGCAGTTTGTGATGCTAACGCAACAATGGAATGGATTGATGGAAATATTGGGTCGAAATTAACAATGAAATATCCAGCAGTTATCCTTAAAGGTGAAGGTGCTCGTGGTATGACACTTTCTATCGCAATCGCTGGTAAAGGCCAACACCAAGATGCTGGTGCAAAAATGATGCATTTAGCTCCAAATACTTCTTCAACGATTGTATCGAAATCAATTTCGAAACAAGGTGGAAAAGTAACGTACCGCGGTATCGTTCATTTTGGACGTAAAGCAACTGGTGCTCGTGCTAACATTGAATGTGATACATTAATTATGGATAATTTGTCGACTTCCGATACAATTCCTTACAACGAAATCTTGAATGATAATATTTCTCTTGAGCATGAAGCGAAAGTTTCAAAAGTTTCAGAAGAACAATTATTCTACTTGATGAGTCGTGGGCTAAGTGAAGAAGAAGCAACTGAAATGATCGTAATGGGCTTCATCGAGCCATTCACAAAAGAACTTCCGATGGAATATGCGGTTGAGATGAATAGATTAATTAAATTCGAAATGGAAGGCTCTATCGGTTAA